A genomic window from Flavobacterium johnsoniae includes:
- the rplK gene encoding 50S ribosomal protein L11, translating into MAKEISKVVKLQVKGGAANPSPPVGPALGAAGVNIMEFCKQFNARTQDKPGKICPVQITVYKDKSFDFVVKTPPAAVQLMEAAKLKSGSGEPNRKKVASVTWEQIRTIAEDKMPDLNAFTIEKAMSMVAGTARSMGITVSGDAPF; encoded by the coding sequence ATGGCTAAAGAAATTAGTAAGGTAGTTAAACTACAAGTTAAGGGAGGTGCTGCGAACCCGTCGCCACCGGTTGGACCTGCTTTAGGAGCTGCTGGGGTTAATATCATGGAGTTTTGTAAGCAATTTAATGCTAGAACTCAGGATAAACCTGGCAAAATTTGTCCAGTGCAAATCACTGTGTACAAAGACAAATCATTTGATTTTGTTGTTAAGACTCCTCCAGCAGCAGTTCAGTTAATGGAAGCTGCAAAGCTAAAATCTGGTTCTGGTGAGCCTAATCGTAAAAAAGTAGCTAGCGTTACTTGGGAACAAATTAGAACTATTGCTGAAGACAAAATGCCAGACTTAAACGCTTTCACAATTGAGAAAGCAATGAGTATGGTTGCTGGAACAGCTAGATCTATGGGTATAACTGTATCAGGAGATGCTCCTTTTTAA
- the rplA gene encoding 50S ribosomal protein L1, whose translation MAKLTKKQKEAASKIEKNKLYSLKDAAALLKVVASAKFDESVDIAVRLGVDPRKANQMVRGVVTLPHGTGKDVKVLALVTPDKEAEAREAGADHVGLDDYLQKIKDGWTDVDVIITMPAVMGKLGPLGRILGPRGLMPNPKTGTVTMDVAKAVQEVKAGKIDFKVDKTGIVHAGIGKVSFGAEQIVDNAHEIIQTLIKLKPTAAKGTYIKGIHLTSTMSPAIALDPKAV comes from the coding sequence ATGGCAAAATTAACAAAAAAGCAAAAAGAGGCTGCTTCAAAAATTGAAAAGAACAAATTATACTCTCTAAAAGATGCTGCGGCATTATTGAAAGTTGTTGCTTCTGCAAAATTTGATGAGTCTGTTGATATCGCAGTTCGTTTGGGTGTAGATCCAAGAAAAGCGAATCAAATGGTTAGAGGTGTGGTAACTTTACCTCACGGAACAGGAAAGGATGTTAAAGTATTAGCATTGGTTACTCCAGATAAAGAGGCTGAAGCAAGAGAAGCTGGAGCAGATCACGTTGGTCTTGATGATTACTTACAAAAAATTAAAGATGGTTGGACAGATGTTGATGTTATCATCACTATGCCAGCTGTTATGGGTAAATTAGGTCCATTAGGTCGTATTTTAGGACCTAGAGGTTTAATGCCAAACCCTAAAACAGGTACAGTAACTATGGATGTTGCTAAAGCTGTTCAAGAAGTTAAAGCTGGTAAAATTGACTTTAAAGTTGATAAAACTGGTATCGTTCACGCAGGAATCGGTAAAGTTTCTTTTGGAGCTGAGCAGATTGTTGACAACGCACACGAAATTATTCAAACATTAATAAAACTTAAACCAACTGCTGCTAAAGGTACATACATTAAAGGTATTCACCTTACAAGCACAATGAGTCCTGCTATTGCATTAGACCCAAAAGCAGTATAA
- the tuf gene encoding elongation factor Tu, which translates to MAKENFNRSKPHLNIGTIGHVDHGKTTLTAAITKVLSDAGYCQAKSFDQIDNAPEEKERGITINTSHVEYETANRHYAHVDCPGHADYVKNMVTGAAQMDGAILVVAATDGPMPQTREHILLGRQVGIPRIVVFMNKVDMVDDAELLELVEMEIRDLLSFYEYDGDNGPVVQGSALGGLNNDPNWVPKIIELMEAVDAWIEEPVRDVAKPFLMPVEDVFTITGRGTVATGRIETGVANTGDPVEIIGMGAEKLTSTITGVEMFRKILDRGEAGDNVGLLLRGIDKADIKRGMVIIKPGSVKPHAKFKAEVYILKKEEGGRHTPFHNNYRPQFYVRTTDVTGVISLPAGVEMVMPGDNLTIEVALLSPIAMNVGLRFAIREGGRTVGAGQVTEIVE; encoded by the coding sequence ATGGCAAAGGAGAATTTTAATCGTTCCAAACCGCACTTAAACATAGGTACAATTGGACACGTAGATCACGGAAAAACTACATTAACTGCTGCAATTACAAAAGTATTGTCAGATGCTGGTTACTGTCAAGCAAAATCGTTTGATCAAATCGATAACGCTCCAGAGGAGAAAGAAAGAGGTATTACTATTAATACATCACACGTAGAGTATGAAACAGCTAACCGTCACTACGCTCACGTTGACTGTCCAGGTCACGCGGATTACGTAAAGAACATGGTTACTGGTGCTGCTCAAATGGACGGAGCTATCTTAGTAGTTGCTGCTACAGATGGTCCAATGCCACAAACTCGTGAGCACATCCTTTTAGGTCGTCAGGTTGGTATTCCAAGAATCGTTGTTTTCATGAACAAAGTGGATATGGTTGATGATGCTGAGTTATTAGAGCTTGTTGAAATGGAAATTAGAGATTTATTATCTTTCTACGAATATGATGGAGATAATGGTCCTGTTGTTCAAGGTTCTGCTTTAGGAGGATTAAACAATGATCCAAACTGGGTACCAAAAATTATCGAATTAATGGAAGCTGTTGATGCTTGGATCGAAGAGCCAGTACGTGACGTTGCTAAGCCATTCTTGATGCCAGTTGAGGACGTATTTACAATTACAGGTCGTGGAACTGTTGCTACAGGTCGTATCGAAACTGGAGTTGCTAATACTGGAGATCCTGTTGAAATCATTGGTATGGGAGCTGAAAAATTAACTTCTACTATTACTGGAGTTGAGATGTTCCGTAAAATCCTTGACAGAGGTGAAGCTGGAGATAACGTAGGTTTATTGTTAAGAGGTATTGATAAAGCTGATATCAAAAGAGGTATGGTTATTATTAAGCCAGGTTCAGTAAAACCACACGCTAAATTCAAAGCTGAGGTTTATATCTTGAAAAAAGAAGAAGGTGGACGTCACACTCCATTCCACAATAACTACCGTCCACAGTTCTACGTACGTACAACTGACGTAACAGGAGTTATTTCTTTACCAGCAGGTGTAGAGATGGTAATGCCAGGTGATAACTTAACTATTGAAGTTGCTTTATTAAGCCCAATCGCTATGAACGTAGGTTTACGTTTTGCTATCCGTGAAGGTGGTAGAACAGTTGGTGCTGGTCAGGTTACTGAAATCGTAGAGTAA
- the rpoB gene encoding DNA-directed RNA polymerase subunit beta yields MITNQTERLNFASTKNIPDYPDFLDVQVKSFKDFFQLETKSDERGNEGLYNTFMENFPITDTRNNFVLEFLDYFVDPPRYTIQECIERGLTYSVPLKARLKLYCTDPEHEDFETIVQDVYLGTIPYMTPSGTFVINGAERVVVSQLHRSPGVFFGQSFHANGTKLYSARVIPFKGSWIEFSTDINSVMYAYIDRKKKLPVTTLFRAIGFERDKDILEIFDLAEEIKVSKTGIKKYIGRRLAARVLNTWHEDFVDEDTGEVVSIERNEIILDRDTIIDKDNVEEIIDSNVKSILLHKEDNNQADYAIIHNTLQKDPTNSEKEAVEHIYRQLRNAEPPDEETARGIIDKLFFSDQRYNLGEVGRYRMNKKLDLDIPMDKQVLTKEDIITIVKYLIELINSKAEIDDIDHLSNRRVRTVGEQLSQQFGVGLARMARTIRERMNVRDNEVFTPIDLINAKTLSSVINSFFGTNQLSQFMDQTNPLAEITHKRRLSALGPGGLSRERAGFEVRDVHYTHYGRLCPIETPEGPNIGLISSLGVYAKVNGMGFIETPYRKVTNGVVDLESTPIYLSAEEEEGKMIAQANIEMDETGKITASNVIAREEGDFPVVEPNVVHYTDVAPNQIASISASLIPFLEHDDANRALMGSNMMRQAVPLIRPEAPIVGTGLERQVASDSRVLINAEGHGTVEYVDANIITIKYDRTEDERMVSFDADEKTYNLIKFRKTNQGTSINLKPIVRKGDRVIPGQVLSEGYATQNGELALGRNLKVAFMPWKGYNFEDAIVISEKVVRDDIFTSIHVDDYSLEVRDTKLGNEELTNDIPNVSEEATKDLDENGMIRIGAEVKPGDILIGKITPKGESDPTPEEKLLRAIFGDKAGDVKDASLKASPSLHGVVLDKKLFARAVKDKRKRTQDKDALGALEMEFETKFVELKDRLVEKLFLIVNGKTSQGVMNDLGEEVLPKGKKYTQKMLYAVEDFAHLSKGQWVADDATNKMVNDLIHNYKIKLNDLQGSLRREKFTITVGDELPSGILKLAKIYIAKKRKLKVGDKMAGRHGNKGIVARIVRHEDMPFLEDGTPVDIVLNPLGVPSRMNIGQIYETVLGWAGMNLGRKFATPIFDGASLDEINALTDEANVPRFGHTYLYDGGTGERFAQKATVGVIYMLKLGHMVDDKMHARSIGPYSLITQQPLGGKAQFGGQRFGEMEVWALEAYGASSTLREILTVKSDDVIGRAKTYEAIVKGETMPEPGLPESFNVLMHELKGLGLDLRLEE; encoded by the coding sequence ATGATAACAAATCAGACTGAAAGATTGAATTTTGCCTCTACAAAAAATATCCCTGATTATCCAGATTTCTTGGATGTTCAGGTTAAATCTTTTAAAGATTTCTTTCAATTAGAAACGAAATCTGACGAAAGAGGCAACGAAGGGTTATACAATACCTTCATGGAAAACTTTCCAATTACAGATACAAGAAACAACTTTGTATTGGAATTCCTAGATTATTTTGTTGATCCACCACGTTATACAATTCAAGAATGTATAGAGAGAGGTCTTACTTATAGTGTGCCTTTAAAAGCAAGGTTAAAACTATACTGTACAGATCCAGAACACGAAGATTTTGAAACAATTGTACAAGATGTTTATCTTGGAACAATTCCTTACATGACTCCTAGTGGTACTTTTGTTATTAATGGTGCCGAGCGTGTTGTAGTATCTCAATTACACCGTTCTCCAGGGGTTTTCTTTGGACAGTCATTCCACGCAAATGGAACTAAACTTTATTCTGCAAGAGTAATTCCTTTTAAAGGATCTTGGATAGAATTTTCTACTGATATCAACAGCGTTATGTACGCGTATATCGATAGAAAGAAAAAATTGCCTGTAACAACTTTATTCCGTGCTATCGGTTTCGAAAGAGATAAGGATATCCTTGAAATTTTTGACTTAGCTGAAGAAATTAAAGTTTCTAAAACAGGAATTAAGAAATATATTGGAAGAAGACTTGCTGCGCGTGTTTTGAACACTTGGCACGAGGATTTCGTAGACGAGGATACTGGAGAAGTAGTTTCTATCGAGCGTAACGAAATCATCCTTGATCGTGATACTATTATCGACAAAGATAATGTTGAAGAGATCATCGATTCTAACGTAAAATCTATTTTGTTGCACAAAGAGGATAACAATCAAGCAGATTATGCTATTATCCACAACACGTTACAAAAAGATCCAACAAACTCTGAAAAAGAAGCTGTAGAGCACATTTACCGTCAGTTACGTAACGCTGAACCGCCTGATGAGGAAACTGCTCGTGGTATTATAGATAAATTGTTCTTCTCTGATCAACGTTATAACTTAGGTGAAGTTGGTCGTTATAGAATGAATAAAAAATTAGATTTAGATATCCCTATGGATAAGCAAGTGCTTACTAAAGAGGATATTATTACAATCGTTAAATATTTGATCGAATTGATCAACTCTAAAGCAGAGATTGATGATATTGATCACTTGTCAAACCGTCGTGTTAGAACAGTTGGTGAACAATTGTCTCAACAATTCGGTGTTGGTTTAGCACGTATGGCTAGAACTATTCGTGAGAGAATGAACGTTAGAGATAACGAGGTGTTTACACCAATTGATTTGATTAATGCTAAAACATTATCATCAGTTATCAACTCTTTCTTTGGTACTAACCAGTTATCTCAATTTATGGATCAAACGAATCCATTAGCTGAGATTACGCACAAAAGAAGACTTTCTGCACTTGGACCAGGTGGACTTTCGAGAGAGAGAGCTGGTTTCGAGGTTCGTGACGTTCACTATACTCATTATGGTCGTTTATGTCCGATTGAAACTCCTGAGGGACCAAACATTGGTTTGATTTCATCTCTTGGTGTTTATGCAAAAGTAAACGGAATGGGATTCATCGAAACTCCATACCGTAAAGTAACTAATGGTGTAGTTGATTTAGAAAGCACTCCAATTTACTTAAGTGCTGAAGAAGAAGAAGGAAAAATGATTGCTCAGGCAAACATTGAAATGGACGAAACTGGTAAAATTACAGCTAGCAATGTAATTGCTCGTGAGGAAGGTGACTTCCCGGTTGTTGAGCCAAATGTAGTTCATTATACAGACGTTGCTCCTAACCAGATCGCTTCGATTTCTGCTTCATTGATTCCTTTCTTGGAGCATGATGATGCGAACCGTGCGTTGATGGGATCTAACATGATGCGTCAGGCAGTTCCTTTGATCCGTCCTGAAGCACCGATTGTTGGTACAGGTTTAGAGCGTCAGGTAGCTTCAGATTCAAGAGTATTAATCAATGCTGAAGGGCATGGTACTGTTGAGTATGTTGATGCTAACATCATTACTATTAAATACGATCGTACAGAAGACGAGAGAATGGTAAGTTTTGATGCTGATGAGAAAACGTACAACTTAATTAAATTTAGAAAAACCAATCAAGGTACAAGTATTAACTTGAAACCAATCGTAAGAAAAGGTGACAGAGTTATTCCTGGACAAGTATTATCAGAAGGATATGCTACTCAAAATGGAGAATTAGCTTTAGGTAGAAACTTAAAAGTTGCGTTCATGCCATGGAAAGGGTACAACTTCGAGGATGCGATTGTAATTTCTGAAAAAGTAGTTCGTGATGATATTTTTACATCTATCCACGTTGATGATTATTCATTAGAGGTTAGAGATACTAAGTTAGGAAACGAAGAGTTAACAAACGATATTCCTAACGTTTCTGAAGAAGCTACTAAAGATTTAGATGAAAACGGTATGATTAGAATTGGAGCAGAGGTTAAACCTGGCGACATTTTGATCGGAAAAATTACACCAAAAGGAGAATCAGATCCTACTCCGGAAGAGAAATTGCTTCGTGCAATCTTCGGAGATAAAGCAGGTGATGTAAAAGATGCTTCATTAAAAGCTTCTCCATCTTTACATGGTGTAGTTCTTGACAAAAAATTATTTGCAAGAGCCGTAAAAGATAAACGTAAACGTACTCAGGATAAAGATGCTTTAGGTGCTTTAGAAATGGAATTCGAAACTAAATTTGTTGAATTAAAAGACAGATTAGTTGAGAAATTATTCTTGATCGTTAACGGAAAAACATCTCAAGGTGTAATGAATGATTTGGGTGAAGAAGTTTTACCAAAAGGTAAAAAATATACTCAAAAAATGCTTTACGCAGTGGAAGATTTTGCTCACTTAAGCAAAGGTCAATGGGTTGCTGATGATGCTACTAATAAAATGGTAAATGATTTGATTCATAACTATAAAATTAAGCTGAACGACTTACAAGGGTCTTTAAGAAGAGAAAAATTCACTATTACAGTTGGAGATGAATTGCCATCTGGAATCTTGAAATTGGCTAAAATCTATATCGCTAAAAAACGTAAGTTAAAAGTTGGTGATAAAATGGCGGGACGTCACGGTAACAAAGGTATTGTTGCAAGAATCGTTCGTCATGAAGATATGCCATTCTTAGAAGATGGAACGCCAGTAGATATCGTATTGAATCCACTTGGGGTACCTTCACGTATGAACATTGGTCAGATTTATGAGACTGTTCTTGGATGGGCTGGTATGAACTTGGGTAGAAAATTTGCTACTCCAATTTTCGACGGTGCTTCTCTAGACGAAATCAATGCTTTGACTGATGAAGCTAACGTACCACGTTTCGGACATACATACCTTTATGATGGTGGAACTGGAGAGCGTTTTGCACAAAAAGCAACTGTGGGTGTAATTTACATGCTTAAATTAGGACACATGGTTGATGATAAGATGCACGCACGTTCTATCGGACCATACTCATTGATTACGCAACAACCACTTGGAGGTAAAGCTCAATTTGGAGGTCAGCGTTTTGGAGAGATGGAGGTTTGGGCACTTGAGGCTTATGGAGCTTCTAGTACGCTACGTGAAATCTTAACTGTTAAGTCTGATGACGTTATTGGTAGAGCTAAAACTTACGAAGCTATCGTTAAGGGTGAAACTATGCCAGAACCAGGTTTACCAGAATCATTCAATGTATTAATGCACGAACTGAAAGGTCTAGGATTAGATCTTCGTTTGGAAGAATAA
- the nusG gene encoding transcription termination/antitermination protein NusG, whose amino-acid sequence MADNNVKKWYVVRAVSGQENKVKAYIETEIARLGMEDYVSQVLVPTEKVVTVKDGKKSSKDKVYFPGYVMIEANLVGEIPHIIKSITSVIGFLGEIKGGEPVPLRLSEVNRMLGKVDELAVNTDTRSIPFTVGETVKVIDGPFNGFNGSVEKINEEKRKLEVMVKIFGRKTPLELSFMQVEKV is encoded by the coding sequence ATGGCAGATAATAATGTGAAAAAATGGTACGTAGTTAGAGCGGTTAGTGGTCAAGAAAATAAAGTAAAAGCTTATATTGAGACTGAGATTGCGAGATTAGGTATGGAGGATTATGTTTCTCAGGTCTTAGTGCCTACTGAAAAAGTAGTGACTGTAAAAGACGGGAAAAAATCATCTAAGGATAAAGTTTACTTTCCTGGATATGTTATGATTGAAGCCAACTTGGTTGGTGAAATCCCTCATATTATTAAGTCAATTACTAGTGTTATTGGATTTCTAGGAGAAATTAAAGGCGGAGAACCTGTTCCTTTGAGACTTTCTGAAGTAAACCGTATGTTAGGTAAAGTGGATGAGTTAGCTGTGAATACTGATACTCGATCTATACCATTTACTGTTGGTGAAACGGTTAAGGTTATTGATGGGCCTTTCAATGGATTTAATGGTTCTGTTGAAAAAATCAATGAAGAAAAGCGTAAACTTGAAGTTATGGTTAAGATTTTCGGAAGAAAAACTCCATTAGAATTAAGTTTTATGCAAGTAGAAAAAGTATAA
- the rplJ gene encoding 50S ribosomal protein L10, which yields MTREEKSIAIENLTAQLAGTNIIYVSDISGLNAETTSSLRRACFKAGIKLEVVKNTLLAKAMEASSNDYGDLPTVLTGNSAIFISDVANAPGKIIKDFRKKSDKPVLKGAYINSEVYIGDNQLDALATIKSKEELIGEIIGLLQSPAQRIISALQNKFAGSEEGAE from the coding sequence ATGACTAGAGAAGAAAAATCAATCGCGATTGAAAATTTAACTGCGCAGTTAGCTGGTACAAATATCATTTATGTATCTGATATTTCTGGTTTAAACGCAGAGACAACTTCAAGCTTACGTAGAGCTTGCTTTAAAGCAGGTATCAAATTAGAGGTTGTAAAGAACACTTTGCTTGCAAAAGCAATGGAAGCTTCTTCTAATGATTATGGTGATTTACCTACAGTTTTAACTGGTAACAGTGCTATCTTTATTTCTGATGTTGCTAACGCGCCTGGAAAAATTATCAAAGATTTCCGTAAGAAATCTGATAAACCAGTTTTAAAAGGAGCTTACATCAATTCTGAAGTATATATTGGGGATAACCAATTAGATGCATTAGCTACTATTAAATCTAAAGAAGAGCTTATTGGAGAAATCATTGGATTATTACAATCTCCAGCTCAAAGAATTATTTCTGCTTTACAAAACAAATTCGCAGGAAGCGAAGAAGGAGCAGAGTAA
- the secE gene encoding preprotein translocase subunit SecE: MTKVTNYLSEAFEELKSNVTWPAWAEVQKLTIVVAVFSILFALATWGVDEFFAKALAGFFNWLKG, from the coding sequence ATGACAAAAGTTACTAATTATTTATCAGAGGCTTTCGAAGAGTTAAAGTCAAATGTTACTTGGCCAGCTTGGGCTGAAGTACAGAAATTGACAATTGTTGTGGCTGTATTTTCGATTTTATTCGCTTTGGCAACATGGGGAGTAGACGAATTTTTTGCAAAAGCTTTGGCTGGATTTTTTAACTGGTTAAAAGGATAA
- the rplL gene encoding 50S ribosomal protein L7/L12 — translation MADLKQFAEQLVNLTVKEVNELATILKDEYGIEPAAAAVVVAAGGGDGAAEEAQTEFTVVLKEAGASKLAVVKLVKELTGLGLKEAKDVVDGAPSTVKEGVSKEEAEGLKKSLEEAGAVVELK, via the coding sequence ATGGCAGATTTGAAACAATTCGCAGAACAATTAGTTAACTTAACAGTTAAAGAAGTTAACGAATTAGCAACAATATTAAAAGACGAGTATGGTATCGAGCCTGCTGCTGCAGCTGTAGTAGTTGCTGCTGGTGGTGGAGATGGTGCTGCTGAAGAAGCACAAACTGAATTTACAGTTGTATTAAAAGAAGCTGGTGCTTCTAAATTAGCTGTTGTAAAATTAGTTAAAGAACTTACAGGTTTAGGTCTTAAAGAAGCTAAAGATGTAGTTGATGGTGCTCCAAGTACTGTTAAAGAAGGTGTTTCTAAAGAAGAGGCTGAAGGTCTTAAAAAATCATTAGAAGAAGCTGGAGCTGTTGTTGAGTTAAAATAA